A single window of Paenibacillus sp. SYP-B4298 DNA harbors:
- a CDS encoding GAP family protein codes for MLFTALLSSLVVLALIDSTSFGTLLIPIWLLMTSQRVRVGRFFIYLSTVVGFYFLAGLMIMFSADAFLNRYGSLLESHSFLYGQITLGIVLMVVSQLMDTNKARALAAERAARGEGRILKWRNRVMGDSVSSQGSIAMLIGLALTAVVLEIATMLPYLAAIGLIASEGPSWPMSGILLFGYCIVMVVPAFVLLIGRLIAYRTLKQPLVRLDRWLVKNAQSTTAWVIGIVGFLLTANAIYDLGWVG; via the coding sequence ATGTTATTTACAGCCTTGCTGTCAAGCCTTGTCGTGCTGGCATTAATTGATTCCACAAGTTTCGGTACACTGTTGATACCCATTTGGCTACTTATGACTTCTCAACGTGTTCGAGTAGGCAGATTTTTTATTTACTTGTCCACAGTTGTGGGATTTTACTTTTTGGCAGGTCTAATGATCATGTTTAGTGCTGACGCGTTTCTAAACAGATATGGTTCATTGCTTGAATCCCATTCATTTCTGTATGGGCAAATCACTTTAGGAATCGTGTTAATGGTGGTTAGCCAGCTTATGGATACGAATAAAGCGCGTGCACTTGCTGCGGAACGGGCAGCAAGAGGAGAGGGTCGTATTTTAAAGTGGAGAAATCGTGTTATGGGCGATTCAGTTTCCAGCCAAGGCTCTATCGCTATGCTTATCGGACTTGCGCTGACCGCTGTCGTACTTGAAATAGCAACAATGCTCCCCTACCTGGCGGCGATTGGTCTTATAGCTTCTGAGGGGCCTTCATGGCCGATGTCCGGCATCCTGTTATTCGGTTATTGTATCGTCATGGTTGTACCTGCGTTTGTTCTGCTAATCGGACGACTTATCGCTTATCGTACATTGAAGCAACCTCTTGTCAGATTGGATAGATGGTTAGTAAAAAACGCCCAAAGTACCACAGCCTGGGTTATTGGCATTGTTGGCTTTCTATTAACTGCGAACGCTATTTATGATCTAGGGTGGGTCGGTTGA